Below is a genomic region from Spongiibacter nanhainus.
TGATTCTCAGCTTCTGGAGTTTTCTCATCGGCTTGGCGGTCCTGTTCCTATTTGCCGCCATTAAAATTCTACCCGAGTACGAGCGGGGCGTAGTGTTTACTCTGGGGCGCTACACCGGCGTTAAGGGCCCCGGCCTGATCATTCTGATCCCGGTAATCCAAAAACTGGTCCGCGTGGATTTACGGGTCATCGTTATGGACGTCCCCACCCAGGACGTGATCTCCAAGGACAACGTCTCAGTCAAAGTCAATGCAGTGGTGTACTTTCGGGTGGTGGAACCGGACAAGGCCATCATTCAGGTGGAACAGTTTTACGACGCCGTCAGCCAGTTGGCCCAGACCACCCTGCGCTCGGTACTGGGCCAGCACGAGCTGGACGATATGCTGGGGGAACGAGACAAGCTCAACAGCGACATCCAGACCATTCTCGATAAACAAACCGATGCCTGGGGCGTCAAGGTCAACAATGTGGAAATTAAACACGTCGACCTGGACGAGAGCATGATTCGGGCCATTGCCCGGCAGGCCGAAGCCGAACGCTCCCGGCGCGCCAAGGTGATCCACGCCGAAGGGGAAAAACAGGCCTCGGTAAAATTGCGGGAAGCTGCCGAGGAATTGTCTCAGCAACCCCAAGCAATTCAGCTGCGCTATATGCAGACTCTGATCGACATCGCCGGCGATAACAACTCCACCATTGTCTTCCCGCTGCCGCTGGATATGATTGAGTCACTGCTCAAATCGGCGCAGAACAAACAAGACGGCACGTCTTAGGGTAACGCCACTCCGCAAGCGGAGCGGTGGTGGGCCAGCCGCCTAGAAGCTTGTTGATGCCCGTTTTCAACGCCGCAGGAGCAGCGTCGATGGGGAATCAATAGCCTGCTAGCGGTTGTCCCCGTCGAGGAAGCGCCCCAGGCCACCCAGCACTGAACCCTCACCTTTGTCATCGCCACCGGAAGACGGCGCGTGGGCAATAATGCGATCGGCCATGCGGGAAAACGGCAAGCTCTGTAGCCACACCGTGCCATGGCCTTTCAGTGAGGCCAAAAACAAGCCCTCACCGCCAAACACCATGGACTTCAAACCGCCGGCGCGCTGAATGTCGTAGTCGATACCTTCGGTAAAGCCCACCAGGCAGCCGGTATCCACCCGCAGGGTTTCACCGTTGAGTTTCTTCTCCACCACCGTGCCACCGGCCTGTATGAAGGCCATGCCGTCGCCTTCCAGCGATTGAAGAATAAAGCCCTCACCACCAAAGAAGCCGCTGCCTAGGCGCTTGTTAAAGCTGATATCCACCTTAGTTCCCAGCGCCGCGCAGAGAAAGGCATCCTTCTGGCAGATAATTTTTTCGCCCAATGCCGCCATGTTCAGCGCCACGATATTGCCGGGATAGGGCGCCGCAAAGGCTACCCGTTTTTTGCCCTGGCCCTCGTTGGTAAAGTGGGTGGTGAACACCGACTCGCCGGTAAACATGCGCTTACCTGCTGAAAACAGCTTGCCAAACATGCCCTGATCGGGATCAGAACCGTCACCCATTTTGGCCTGAAAATTGATGCCCTCTTCCATGTAGGTCATTGCCCCCGCTTCAGCAATTACCGTCTCACCCGGGTCCAGCTCCACTTCCACCAGCTGCATTTCCGAACCGAGAATGTCGTAGTCCACCTCGTGACAACGCATGTTTTACCTCCTTATTAAAACCATGCGCGCGGCATGGTTCGACAACGTTTATCGTGCTCTATTTCACACCAATGACATCAGCGCCGATACCAGTAACTCATTGTCGTAATAGGGCGCGCTGCGTTTACTGACTAGCTTGGTGTCTATGATTTCAATACCCAGCCGGCGAATATGATCCAGTGACAGGTCGCTGGGGTATTCGCCATTGCGGCTATCCAGCAGAATAAAATTTAACAACTGGTCAGTCGCGACAGTCTCGCCACAGTCTCGCCGCAACAGTGCCAACAGCCGATCTATCGACAGCGCCAGGTCCATCCCGATTTGCTCGGGATCATAACCGAGGTTGGGAATGTAGATTTTGGGGTTGTGATTGTCTGCTATGGCCTTGCCCACCCCCGCCGGCATCAGGTTGGCCAGCAGGCTAGAATAAAAGCTACCGGGCGGATAGCAAATCAACTCGGCAGCGGCAATGAGTTTGCGATTTTTCTTGCGCAGCGCCGTGGTGGTTTCTTGCCAGGATTCCAACTCACTGGACAACACCATGGTCTCCACCGCCGAGGTCAATGGCGGCTGTTCTTTGCCAGTAAGGCGATGCTGGCCGATCAAACGGCTGCCGTCTTCTAACTCCGCCGCCAAGTGCAGGTTCTCGTCGACGATTGCCCGCACCGTGCCCTGCACATTGATCAGTTTGGAAAACAGAAAGATGATCGGGTCCAGCTCCCGGTGGTTGTTAAGATAGCCCCCGGTCAAAATCAGGTTGCCGATACTGGCGCCGCGCAGATCGAAATCCTCGGGCATGGCGTCGATAAAATAGCCCAGCAGATTACAAATCAAGCGGCGCATGGGGTTGGCGATCTCAGCAACGCGACGAGATTTTCCCCGGGCCATTTTCTCCAGCTCGCTCCTCAACTCGGCCTGACTGGCTTTGCTGGGCAGGCGGTAGTGAAACAGCTCGTAAATTTCCGGATGCCCCAGCACGGTCTCGTCGGCCAGTGCCATCAGCCGGCTGCGTAAGTCACCGATGGAGGGCATGGCAAAGGCCCGCCGCAACTCCGCTGAACTGCCCCCGGAGTCAAAAGCAGTCACCAAGTGAATGGAATTGTGAGTGTAATTCTTGAGGGTTTTACACAGCGTGTTTAAGGCCGAGCCACCGCTAAAGAACAGGATTCTCGGCCCTAACTCCGGGTTTTTATGGTAGCGGCTGATGCGCAGTGGATCGGGAATATCGGCACTGCGACTGACGCGAATCTGGGCCATGGGGACTCAAGTTAGAATGGAGCGCCGGGATAATCCAACGTAGAAGAAAGGGGGCGGCGCAGCGC
It encodes:
- a CDS encoding GAK system CofD-like protein, encoding MAQIRVSRSADIPDPLRISRYHKNPELGPRILFFSGGSALNTLCKTLKNYTHNSIHLVTAFDSGGSSAELRRAFAMPSIGDLRSRLMALADETVLGHPEIYELFHYRLPSKASQAELRSELEKMARGKSRRVAEIANPMRRLICNLLGYFIDAMPEDFDLRGASIGNLILTGGYLNNHRELDPIIFLFSKLINVQGTVRAIVDENLHLAAELEDGSRLIGQHRLTGKEQPPLTSAVETMVLSSELESWQETTTALRKKNRKLIAAAELICYPPGSFYSSLLANLMPAGVGKAIADNHNPKIYIPNLGYDPEQIGMDLALSIDRLLALLRRDCGETVATDQLLNFILLDSRNGEYPSDLSLDHIRRLGIEIIDTKLVSKRSAPYYDNELLVSALMSLV
- a CDS encoding slipin family protein — encoded protein: MILSFWSFLIGLAVLFLFAAIKILPEYERGVVFTLGRYTGVKGPGLIILIPVIQKLVRVDLRVIVMDVPTQDVISKDNVSVKVNAVVYFRVVEPDKAIIQVEQFYDAVSQLAQTTLRSVLGQHELDDMLGERDKLNSDIQTILDKQTDAWGVKVNNVEIKHVDLDESMIRAIARQAEAERSRRAKVIHAEGEKQASVKLREAAEELSQQPQAIQLRYMQTLIDIAGDNNSTIVFPLPLDMIESLLKSAQNKQDGTS
- a CDS encoding TIGR00266 family protein, which gives rise to MRCHEVDYDILGSEMQLVEVELDPGETVIAEAGAMTYMEEGINFQAKMGDGSDPDQGMFGKLFSAGKRMFTGESVFTTHFTNEGQGKKRVAFAAPYPGNIVALNMAALGEKIICQKDAFLCAALGTKVDISFNKRLGSGFFGGEGFILQSLEGDGMAFIQAGGTVVEKKLNGETLRVDTGCLVGFTEGIDYDIQRAGGLKSMVFGGEGLFLASLKGHGTVWLQSLPFSRMADRIIAHAPSSGGDDKGEGSVLGGLGRFLDGDNR